A single window of Salvia splendens isolate huo1 chromosome 6, SspV2, whole genome shotgun sequence DNA harbors:
- the LOC121806810 gene encoding cyclin-D3-1-like isoform X3 gives MAIEQSAEKSFLDAALYCEEEKWDEDNNNEDLPPLEQDHQHDLFWEDEELQSLFSKEKQERPHHSLNLSPSRNQSVHWILKINAHYSFSPLTAILAVNYLDRFLSSLAHDKPWMIHLAALTCLSLAAKLQETHVPLLLDLQVEETEYFFEPRTVQRMELLVLSALQWRMNPVTPVSFLDHIVRRLGLKSHVHWEFLTTCHNLLLSIISDPRFTLYLPSVLATATMLHVIHRLEPRRAVEYEGQLLGVLKINKEEVDECYEVAQMLQF, from the exons ATGGCTATTGAGCAATCCGCCGAGAAATCCTTCCTCGACGCCGCCCTCTACTGCGAAGAAGAGAAATGGGATGAAGACAACAACAATGAAGACCTCCCCCCATTGGAGCAGGACCACCAACACGACCTTTTCTGGGAAGACGAGGAGCTCCAGTCCCTCTTCTCCAAGGAGAAACAAGAACGCCCTCAccactctctcaatctctccccCTCCCGAAACCAATCCGTCCACTGGATTCTCAAAATCAACGCCCACTACTCCTTCTCCCCCCTCACCGCCATCCTCGCCGTCAACTACCTCGACCGCTTCCTCTCCTCCCTCGCCCACGACAAGCCCTGGATGATCCACCTCGCTGCCCTCACCTGCCTCTCCCTCGCCGCCAAGCTCCAAGAGACCCACGTCCCTCTCCTCTTAGATCTTCAA GTTGAGGAAACCGAATACTTTTTCGAGCCCAGGACCGTGCAGAGGATGGAGCTGCTAGTGCTCTCGGCTCTGCAATGGCGGATGAATCCAGTCACCCCGGTTTCGTTCCTCGATCACATTGTAAGAAGGCTGGGATTGAAGAGCCACGTCCACTGGGAATTCCTCACCACCTGCCACAATCTCCTTCTCTCTATCATTTCAG ATCCGAGATTCACACTGTATCTCCCGTCGGTGTTGGCAACTGCGACAATGCTTCACGTGATACACCGGTTGGAGCCGCGGCGGGCCGTAGAGTACGAGGGCCAGCTGCTCGGCGTGCTCAAAATCAACAAG GAAGAAGTGGATGAGTGTTACGAG GTAGCCCAGATGCTGCAATTTTGA
- the LOC121806810 gene encoding cyclin-D3-1-like isoform X1: MAIEQSAEKSFLDAALYCEEEKWDEDNNNEDLPPLEQDHQHDLFWEDEELQSLFSKEKQERPHHSLNLSPSRNQSVHWILKINAHYSFSPLTAILAVNYLDRFLSSLAHDKPWMIHLAALTCLSLAAKLQETHVPLLLDLQVEETEYFFEPRTVQRMELLVLSALQWRMNPVTPVSFLDHIVRRLGLKSHVHWEFLTTCHNLLLSIISDPRFTLYLPSVLATATMLHVIHRLEPRRAVEYEGQLLGVLKINKEEVDECYEVIREVLDSISNTGYNNGLKRNICQPGSPDAAILNLDCKKAKVDQIRLTTTVPHYYTHSLSLSLDI; the protein is encoded by the exons ATGGCTATTGAGCAATCCGCCGAGAAATCCTTCCTCGACGCCGCCCTCTACTGCGAAGAAGAGAAATGGGATGAAGACAACAACAATGAAGACCTCCCCCCATTGGAGCAGGACCACCAACACGACCTTTTCTGGGAAGACGAGGAGCTCCAGTCCCTCTTCTCCAAGGAGAAACAAGAACGCCCTCAccactctctcaatctctccccCTCCCGAAACCAATCCGTCCACTGGATTCTCAAAATCAACGCCCACTACTCCTTCTCCCCCCTCACCGCCATCCTCGCCGTCAACTACCTCGACCGCTTCCTCTCCTCCCTCGCCCACGACAAGCCCTGGATGATCCACCTCGCTGCCCTCACCTGCCTCTCCCTCGCCGCCAAGCTCCAAGAGACCCACGTCCCTCTCCTCTTAGATCTTCAA GTTGAGGAAACCGAATACTTTTTCGAGCCCAGGACCGTGCAGAGGATGGAGCTGCTAGTGCTCTCGGCTCTGCAATGGCGGATGAATCCAGTCACCCCGGTTTCGTTCCTCGATCACATTGTAAGAAGGCTGGGATTGAAGAGCCACGTCCACTGGGAATTCCTCACCACCTGCCACAATCTCCTTCTCTCTATCATTTCAG ATCCGAGATTCACACTGTATCTCCCGTCGGTGTTGGCAACTGCGACAATGCTTCACGTGATACACCGGTTGGAGCCGCGGCGGGCCGTAGAGTACGAGGGCCAGCTGCTCGGCGTGCTCAAAATCAACAAG GAAGAAGTGGATGAGTGTTACGAGGTGATTAGAGAGGTACTAGATTCAATTTCAAACACTGGATACAACAATGGATTGAAGCGTAATATTTGTCAACCAGGTAGCCCAGATGCTGCAATTTTGAATTTGGATTGCAAGAAAGCAAAAGTTGATCAAATCAGACTCACCACCACAGTCCCTCATTATTACACacactccctctccctctccctcgacatttaa
- the LOC121806810 gene encoding cyclin-D3-1-like isoform X2 — protein MAIEQSAEKSFLDAALYCEEEKWDEDNNNEDLPPLEQDHQHDLFWEDEELQSLFSKEKQERPHHSLNLSPSRNQSVHWILKINAHYSFSPLTAILAVNYLDRFLSSLAHDKPWMIHLAALTCLSLAAKLQETHVPLLLDLQVEETEYFFEPRTVQRMELLVLSALQWRMNPVTPVSFLDHIVRRLGLKSHVHWEFLTTCHNLLLSIISDPRFTLYLPSVLATATMLHVIHRLEPRRAVEYEGQLLGVLKINKEEVDECYEVIREVAQMLQF, from the exons ATGGCTATTGAGCAATCCGCCGAGAAATCCTTCCTCGACGCCGCCCTCTACTGCGAAGAAGAGAAATGGGATGAAGACAACAACAATGAAGACCTCCCCCCATTGGAGCAGGACCACCAACACGACCTTTTCTGGGAAGACGAGGAGCTCCAGTCCCTCTTCTCCAAGGAGAAACAAGAACGCCCTCAccactctctcaatctctccccCTCCCGAAACCAATCCGTCCACTGGATTCTCAAAATCAACGCCCACTACTCCTTCTCCCCCCTCACCGCCATCCTCGCCGTCAACTACCTCGACCGCTTCCTCTCCTCCCTCGCCCACGACAAGCCCTGGATGATCCACCTCGCTGCCCTCACCTGCCTCTCCCTCGCCGCCAAGCTCCAAGAGACCCACGTCCCTCTCCTCTTAGATCTTCAA GTTGAGGAAACCGAATACTTTTTCGAGCCCAGGACCGTGCAGAGGATGGAGCTGCTAGTGCTCTCGGCTCTGCAATGGCGGATGAATCCAGTCACCCCGGTTTCGTTCCTCGATCACATTGTAAGAAGGCTGGGATTGAAGAGCCACGTCCACTGGGAATTCCTCACCACCTGCCACAATCTCCTTCTCTCTATCATTTCAG ATCCGAGATTCACACTGTATCTCCCGTCGGTGTTGGCAACTGCGACAATGCTTCACGTGATACACCGGTTGGAGCCGCGGCGGGCCGTAGAGTACGAGGGCCAGCTGCTCGGCGTGCTCAAAATCAACAAG GAAGAAGTGGATGAGTGTTACGAGGTGATTAGAGAG GTAGCCCAGATGCTGCAATTTTGA